From Coriobacteriia bacterium:
TTGGGAGCTTCGACGTCATAGAAACCAGGCACGGTGCCTATTTCATAGATGCCAACAGCGTCTCCAACGTGTCCGAGGACTGCACCAAGCTGTTCGGATTCGACCTGATGCGCGCCCATGCACGGGGAATGGCGCGCAGATACTGCCAGATGCGTTCCGATTCAGACAATGAGACAGTTTGCTCAGGTCAATCTGTCTCATTTACAGGCACCAGTAGATAATGAGACAAGTTGCTCAGACCAAACTGTCTCATTGAGAAAGGGGAGATGCCATGCTGAGCATCAAGGACGTGTACGAGAAGTTCGACGAGATCGGGTGTTGCAGCTTTGCGACGCTCGATGGCAACGGGGGAGTGGATTCGCGCATCGCACACTTCTTTGCCTATGATGACGAGGGGCTCTATCTGCGCACCATGACGGGCAAGCCGTTCTTCCGGCAGTTGATCGAGGGTGGTAAGCTCTCCGTGTGCGGCGAGCGTACCGATGCGCCCGTGACATGGGACGACGAGAACATGCCGCACTTCCAGCCCGGCTACATGATGCGCGCGAGCGGCAGCGTGCGCCTTCTCACCGACGAGGAACTTTCCGCCAAGGCCGCGGCCAACCCCATGTTCGCCGTGGCGACCTACGATATAAACAAGTATCCGGAGACCGTGGTCCTCGTCATGGATAGCGCCTGGGGTGAGCTCTACGACTACGACTTCAACATGGTGCACCGCGACCACAAGATCCTGCGCGAGCGCTTCGCGTGGGGTGGCGCGGCTTTCGTGCCCGCAGGCTTCACCATCACCGATGAGTGCATTGAGTGCGGTACGTGCATGGACGCCTGCACGCACAAGGCCATCGTCGCCGGGACGCCGTACCGCATCTTGGGCGAGCGCTGCGACGAGTGCGGCAACTGCCATCATGCCTGCCCCGCCGGCGCCGTCGTCGAGAAGTAGCGCC
This genomic window contains:
- a CDS encoding pyridoxine-5-phosphate oxidase yields the protein MLSIKDVYEKFDEIGCCSFATLDGNGGVDSRIAHFFAYDDEGLYLRTMTGKPFFRQLIEGGKLSVCGERTDAPVTWDDENMPHFQPGYMMRASGSVRLLTDEELSAKAAANPMFAVATYDINKYPETVVLVMDSAWGELYDYDFNMVHRDHKILRERFAWGGAAFVPAGFTITDECIECGTCMDACTHKAIVAGTPYRILGERCDECGNCHHACPAGAVVEK